The Penicillium psychrofluorescens genome assembly, chromosome: 2 nucleotide sequence aTCTGACGAACACCATGTCTGATAATCCAGCCGTGCGTGAGAGCAGCATGTACAGCTTCCGCCGCTGCATCCAGGTTCTCCATGGCCTAAAAGAAGTCTACCCGGCAGCCGATATGGAGGTTGCCAATATCGAAGCCGCGATTAAAATGCAAAGCGGGAATTCGGGCGCCTTCTTGCAAATAATGCAATCTAGCCTCGACGCTGTCTCTAAAACGAGTAGCGAGACTACGCTTTCCGCTCAATCCCCCCACCTTCTAAACGACAAACCCGTCGCGGACACGAGTAATACTCAACTACCACGTCCGAGGGCAACATCCTTCCATGAACGGGATCCGAAGctacagcagcagcagaggaaACCGAGAGCGCAAACAATCCACGAACCCTCACGACCTTTCTTCTCTAATGACTTCGACAACCATCTGCTCAGCACTCCTGGCTCAAGTAAGAACACTGACCCTTTAACCACAACCGACAGTCCATTCGACTTCCTCTCCCTTGATGCAGATCTCTTCAGCAACCTCGTATCGCCTCCCTCTGACCTCACAAGCACAAATACATATATGAACTACCCACAAAACACATCCATCTCACCCACAAATGCCGCAGACTTAGACTCCGTCGACTGGACACAGGAGTTATTCCGCaacgaggaagatgatgtaACAAATCACTTGAATAACGCCAATGACCGGAACCAGAGCCAGTCACAGGATCTGGAAATGCACGACCAGGAAGACCTATTCTCCTTCGCGCTGGGTGATGACCGCAACAACGATCATGATATGATCTTGtctggtagtggtggtggtgatgttggtgGTTCACATCAGAGACAGTACTCGACTAgcagccatcatcaccatccaCCGGAAATTACAGGGGATTTGGATAAGGACTTGGGGTTTCAGACTGGTGATGAAGACATGTTCTAGCCGGAGGGTAATTTTTTGTCTACATCATTGGGACTGCTGGCATTTAGTGACTGGTGTGCCTATTCTCTGTATATATTTTACGACAATATGATATATATAATGAATAAAGCTGTCCGGAGCCGTTTGGGAGTCGTTCAAGCTACCTGAGGTTTTTGCAGGATTCCGTAATTTATCAACCTAACCTTTCCAAGTTGCTTAGTGAGTTGAGTATCCGTAACTTACCTGAACAAATTACCAATCTGCCTCCAGCAGGCTCAGTTCAGCCTCGTCTTCAGAAATGGAGCAGAGTCGGGGAAGGCAAAATTGGAGAAAGCCACGGAGACTTACCCTCCGAGTCCAGCACCGATTGTTCGACAAACTATTCATCTGTGGAGAAAACCAACCGCGGGATCAACAATTCCGGGGCTTGATGACCAGTGCGGGGTTATTTATTTAACTTATACCATAGACCGTggttttgtttctttgttaTCTTGCAATTTTTCTATTCTTGTCGATTCGCCAAGATGATGAAAGCTCTCGTATTCCACGGCCCATATGATGTGAGGTTGGAAGAGAGGCCAAGTATGTGATCTGTTCAAGCCTGCCACCATGAACTGCAGCTCATACTGACCAACACTTGTTAGTCCCTCGCCTTGTAGACCAAACCGATGTGCTGATCAAAACAACCTCAGCTGCGCTCTGTGGAAGGTATGAGAGTTCGAGAGCGGTCGTGCTTCGAAGTGCCAACTGCTAATCATTCTCAATTCATTCAGTGAACTGCATCGCTATCGAGGTCATTCCAAAATTAACATGCAGCCAGGCTATATATGCGGGCATGAGGGGATTGGCATTGTCCATGAAGTGGGCGCTGGAATCAAGAATTTCAACGTGGGCGATCATGTCATTGTGCCCTTTTTGGTCAGCTGGTTGGTTGTCACATTTCACATCCGACACAAGATATCCACTGACCGCAGTTACCAGCAATGAATGTTTCCATTGCAAGCGAGGCGTCCATGGACGTTGCAAGAATGGTCGGAACTTCGGTGGACCCTCTTTGGACGGTTCTCAAGCCCAATATTTCCGCGTACCACTGGCAGACACAACGCTCTATCATCTTCCAAAAGATGTGGATCTTGGAGAGCTTGCAATTCTTATGACTGACATTTTCCCAACAGGGTAAGCAAAGACTGCATGTGCATGCATTCAAGTCTGGTTCATTTGATTCTAATTGTGATACCAGGTTCAATGGCGCAAAGCGAGCATTCATAGATACTCCAAGAGAAGACTGGAAGGATATGAGTATTGCGGTCATCGGATGTGGGCCTGTTGCTCTCTGctccatcatctccgccCGAGAATACAAGCCGGCACGAATATTCGCCATCGACTCTATCCCGAGTCGACTCGAAGCTGCAAAGGAGCTCGGCTGTATCCCAATCAACTTCAAAGAGGTCGATCCCGTTGCCGTGATCAAAAAGGCAACTGACAATAATGGAGTCCACGCTGTTATTGAAGGGGTCGGCCTTAGCCCTGCATTGAAGACTGCATACGACATCATCTGTCCCGGTGGAAAGATCAGTTCTTTCGGTGAGAAAGGCCCGAAAGTCTCTTGAACCCAGTGTATTAATTTCACTCGTATTAGGCGTCCATAACGGGGACCTTCCCTTCAGTGCTGCTGATTGTTACAACAGAAACATTCACATCCAATTTGGACGTTGTCCTCTTAGGGTTGTTTTTGCTGATGCTCTCAGCACACTAGTTCGAAACAAGGATTtgatcgagaagatgaagtTTATCGATCTGGTATTGCCACAATTAGACCAGTCTTCTGTGGACGCTTTGAAGAGGTTTGAGCGAGGAGAGTTGAACAAAGTTGTCTTCAAGCCCAATGGCCTAGATATCTAGCTATAACATTTTCAATCCATAGAGGCGTGAAGAAAGTGACTGTTCTTATTTTTCACTATCTTTAGTTCAAGAAGAGCGGGTCTTCTCGGAAGTCGAACCAGGAGCTTTAATAGAGTTTCTCGTGATTTACTAGCACAGACTGTAATGCTATTTTTCTCTCAATAGAGGGCCCCACGGCGACAACTTCTGATTTTGGTATGCAAAAGGCACGTAATTTTCTCATCTGCTTTTGACATTTTGTCGGTTCCGTTGCTAACCGCGCTACTGCCTCGTAGTGTTTCTGGACCCTCGCTCGGGCGTTGTAATCTGACAGGGAGGATTCTCAGCCTCGGAGAAACCCGAAGCGGCGCAACGAATCAGCAGTGAGTATCTACATCTCTTATAATATTGACAATGGTAATAAACATATCGGCTGCAGCTAATTCTAGCAAAGATAAGTTATCTTCTCACTGGGGGTGGGATCAGCTTATGAGTTCTCCGAAGCCCTCAAGGCCAGGCTGGTCCTTGACCCCCATCGTAAATGACGAAAATCTGCTGATCTGATGCACGCCTGGATACGAGGGAATCGAATGATCGATTGAATCGTGAATAGTATTCTCTGCGTGGCCGCCACTCCTCGAATCCCACACCTGCATTGTTACATGATCTAACTTTGTTGGGCGGATTTCCCTGATAGCCCGAGATCCATCCAATGGGCTGCTCGCGTGGCGTTGTCTTCTGTGGAGAAGCGCCGCCCAAACAGGCAGGAAATATCCGTCGAACTCACACTAAGTTTCGAACCCACCACTTAGATTCACGAACTAGATCAATCGATGGAACGGTAGAATCCTCGCGCTCAGGCAAGCCTTATCTTTCCCCGCGTGCCTGCCCCGTGACCCGTTAAATTTATCTCTTTCCCATCAATTGCTCTCGTGCCTTCTATTTTCCCATCGCTACCCCTACGTCCGCATGGCTTTAGATCCGGAAAAAGGCCTTGACAAGGCCGCCTATTCAACCGACGAACAGGAGGTAACTCCAGTCGACCACAATGCCGCGATTTCGGAGAAGACCGGCATCATGGCTAAGCTTCGTGCCATGGAGGCCAGCATGGACAAGAAACTTGGCATAGAGTCCGCAGCCATCAGTCGCAAGCGCCCCGAAGATAAGAGGGAGGTACATTGGGTGGAAGAGCTGTCGATGGCGTTGCTGTGGGCGAGTGGTACAATGAACACCTCCTGCTTTGCGACTGGCTTCCTCGGCTGGGAATTCGGCCTGAGCCTGAAACAGTCAATCTTGATTACCATCTTTGCCTCGATCCTGGCCGCGACGCTTAGCGGGTACTGCGCCACCTTCGGCGCGGTGACGGGGTTGCGCCAGATCAGCGTCAGTCGGTACAGCTTCGGTTGGTGGCCCAATAAGCTCGTCGCCCTGCTCAACAGTATCCAGCAGATGGGCTGGGCTGCCGTCTCGTGCATCACAGGAGGTCTCGCGTTGACGGCGGTTTCCGACGGCCATGTCTCCTTGATTCTCGGGATCGTCATCCTGGCTGTCGTGGCACTGatcatctctttcttcgggTTGAAGGCCATTCTGATCTACGAGAGATGggcctggatgatcttcttcgttATCTTTCTGATCATCTACGGCGAGACCGGCAAGTATGCGGACAATTCGGCCCCAGCTACCGCGACTGGCGCGACTTTCGCTGGCGCCGTTCTCAGCCTGATTGCAGTTGTCTACGGGTCCAGCGCTTCATGGTGCACAATGGCTAGCGATTACTATGTCCACTATCCGTCCAACGTCAGTCGTGTGAAAGTTTTCTTCATGACCACATTCGGTATTGCAATCCCTACCTCGGTTGGCATGGTGGCCGGCTGCTTGGTTGCCTCCGCTCTGAACAACAAGCCCGAGTGGCACCACGCATATGAAAAAGAGGGATTGGGATATCTCATCCAAGACATGCTCTATCCTCGCGGATTCGCCAAATTCCTTCTTACTCTCCTTGTCTTGTCCGGGATCAACGTCAACGTCATCAGCATCTACAGTTCCGCCATTTCCTTCCAGCAACTTTCACGACCTTTTGCTCGCATTCCTCGGTTCATGTGGACGCTGTTCTGCTTCGTGTGCATTCTCGCGCTAGCCATTGGCGGGCGACAGCAGCTAAATACATATCTCCAAAACTTCTTGAGCTTGCTGGGATACTGGTGCACGAGTTACGCCGTGATTCTGTTCGAGGAACACTTCATCTTTCGCAAGGGCAACTTTGACAACTATGACTTGGAAGGGTGGAATGACCCGGACAGGCTGCCGTTGGGTATCGGTGCGGCAGTCGCCTTCTCTCTCGGGGTTGTGGCGTGGTGCCTGGGAATGGATGAGACTTGGTTCATCGGCCCTCTTGCTAAATTGATTGGAGACTACGGTGGTGATGTTGCCAATGAGTTTACGTTTGTGGTGACGGCTTTGAGTTATCTACCGGCAAGGTATTTGGAGCTGAAGTACTTTGGGCGATAGATCTAGCTATTAGTTGGAGAATTCGGGATTAACTGATGATTAAGATTCTGGTAAAAAATAGTCATTAAAACAGCGTCGTCAAGTGTAGTCGATTTTGGCGCCTATTTTACTGTCGCTTAAAATGGGGTATAATGAATTTCCCTTCCCTAAATATGCTCGGTCACAATGCCATGGTTGCCCTGCGTGACTTATACTGCCGGTGAAATCCTACCCACTGGATTATCAAAATGAGTCGTGATTGGTTGGTTCCCGGAATCATGCCGGCTCTCTTGGACATTCGCAGATCATGTGAGGTACGTATCCTCTCCggtcggcgatggcgataGGCCGACGATGAAATCAACGCATAACGTCTGTTGGCCTTTCGGGCAGCGCCGAGCTTTACTCAAACGTAGCTGTGGCGCGGTCCACGCCATAGTTCTGGCGATACGGATGGCTTTTGATGAGCCAATCGGGCCTACCTGTCGCTGTTTGGCCATTGGTAGACCCTTCTTGTGTGACAGGGGCCAATGTCTAGCTTCCCTTGGGTGTCTAGAATCTATGACGGGCTACACCTTCACAGCCAATGAGTCTAAATGATTAACACGACATGGGCCAATCATGAAAGGATTGGCGACTCGATTACGTGAGCCGCTCAATCTACACCATTTACCTTAAAAGGACAAGACAGCCGCCACCCCCAAGGATACTATTTGTACTCTTTCGCATCCATCCTCTCGCTCGGGACGTCTGTCCTGAGGCTATCGTCCATATGATTACAGAAACAGATGAAGATTCTCGTTTTGTGTTCATTGAGCACAAAGGCCGACGTGGCACTGTAACCAAAAAAGAACAGTCTTCTGTTCGTAAACACATTGCCTACCAGACTTCGAAGAAAATCCATTTAGATGAAAATGCCTACCAAAGGCAGCTTGTTCGACATTCGTCCAGAGAAGTGCAACGAATGAACGACTTTGATGAGATTAAACGCGCCACGGAGACGCCATTGTATGAGAACAGTTTGAGCCTATGTGGCGTATCGTCATTGCCGGTTCGAAACAATCGTGATTTGCAGCTCATAGACCATCTTGTTTTGCGGCTTTGGCCAGGCTTTCCACAAAGTGTTCGCGGATCTTCAAATTCATTCCCGGCATTCTGGCTGCCCCGCTGTGTCGACAATACGGCTTTGTTCAACGCAATTCTCTTTGCTGCCTCGAGCCACTTGTCCTCTCGCATGATCCTAACGGGGGGTTATTTGCAGGACAGCAGGGAATTATTGGTCTTACAGACTGATGCTATCACAGCAATGAGACGGCAAGTGCAAAATTGCAGCATAAGCCAATGTAATGCCTGCCTTGACGATCTCCTTATGATATGCATATGTCTGGCAACGAGTGCACAAGAGGGCAACTTGATGTATACCAAGGATCCAACTCCCTTTTTCCCCGTACTATCGAGTGGTCGCTGGCTGGATACTTACGGGACTCTTATCACCGACAATCTTCACTGGGATGCTATTTTCCAGCTTCTCGATCAATGTGGGGGTATAAAGCAAGTGAAAGCATTCGGTTTGCCTTGGATTATTACCTGGTGAGCGCACACGCCGTCCCTTACTATTAGGAGCACATAGGTTTTCCAAATTTCTTAACACTCAGCAGTGCCGCATTGATTATGGTTTCATCAACACTTTCTCAACCGTTATATCCCATGCTTGGCGTTGAGGGCAACTTGTGCACGATGAGGACTTTTGCAGAATTTGATGCTGATAAcccttctcgagcttcttACCCTGCTTTTGGCCATGGGTTTTATGTTCTCAGGTCACTTGGTACGCCAGACGACGTTATGGACACTTTTATCTCCTTGGGAGATTTTTCCGCGACTCTTGATGCCTATTGCACCGGCAAGATCCCCAATCTAGATCTTGATGATATTTTGGACAGTCGAGCCGTTGTCATGCATAAGCTTCTGTCCTTACCGCCAACGGTTCAGCCGGCTGATCTCAGCACATCTCCTTGTGCTTTTATTGATTCCGACACTTGCCTTTCTATATATCAAGCTTGTCGGTGGGCGGCACAGCTCTACGGCATTATGGTTGTGTTCCCAATACCGCGTTCAAGATGGGCGAGAGGGCACGCAATCAGTCGGATCCAACGTCATTTATCTTCTTTTCGGCCTGGGAAAGAAACTCGTCAATTTTGGAAACTTGAGATGTGGTGTGTTACCGTGGCGGGGAGCTCTTCTTATTCAAAGGACCAGCGTCAATGGTTCGGAGAGAGAGCGTGCTTGCTAGCCCAGTACCTGGATGTCCATTCATGGCAAGAAATTGAAGCTATGCTGGGTGACTTCGCTTGGGTCTCGAATGTTTGCAAACCAGCAGCGTTGGAATTCTGCTTCTGCAGAGAATCATCCTGTGTCGATACCTTTTGAAAAATGGCGGAGCACTGAGTACTTGAGATTTTGATGCGATATTTTTCTTCTACCTGGCATTTACGAGAGCAGAATATCCCATGCTTTAATAGTAAATTGCCGATATATTGGGGTTTATATTAATTAATTTATGAACGATTCCGTGCAGAGAAAATACGACAGAGTTATTAACCTTAAACaagtctttttttttaagCTTTTGAATACGAAGAAAGTTAAGCAACTGAAAAGTTCATCAGTGAGGCGTCAAGAAAGTCCAACTTCCAGAAATGACTCCCTGATAGGATCATCCGTGGTAACGTGTCGCAGTGCAATACAAGGTCGGACCCTCCGTATCGTCCTGGGTAGGCTCCAAGTCTCCCCATTGCATGATGCTTAAAGGACTGAACCGGAATCCTGCAGTATAACCGTCGTTCAGCCGTTAATTGACGTTAGGCCCCCAGCCGCTGATCGCGGGGCaagcgaaaaaaaaaattagcTGACGCAGTTGATTTTCAATTTTGACATCTTTACAGAGCTGAATAAATTGGCTCTGTCCTTTTCTACCTACTTATGAATACACATTATTGTCCACCATGTCCAGCATCAGCAGTAAAGAAAATGCCACTCTATCCACTCCCAATGAGGAGCTTGATCCCACCCAACTGGCCCAAATGAAAGCCCGAtacgaggaagaaagaaagaaacgTCTCCGCGACAACGGAAATGCACAGTTCGTCGAAGTCGCAAAGTCAGCTCAGTATGAGCGTTTCGGCGATGATCCGTGGGTTGACCCGGCAGCAATCCAGCCCCTGCAAGCCAAATTCCCGGATAAGCGAAGTCAAATGCTCATCATCGGTGCCGGATGGGGCGGGGTACAGAATGCCGTCCGCATGGTCGAGGCTGGCATACCAGCCGAAGACATTCGCATTATCGACCCAGccggtggctttggtggcACCTGGTACTGGAATCGGTATCCCGGGCTTATGTGTGATATTGAGAGCTATACATATCTCCCATATCTGGAAGAGACGGGCTACGTACCCAAGCACCGGTATTCGCAAGGCGAAGAGATTCGGGAGTATATCAACCTTGTTGCGCAGAAATGGGGATTGATAGACTGTGCCGTTTTCCAAACCCAAGCGCAGAAGATTGTTTGGGATGATGATGCCAAAGAATGGTCGGTCAATCTAATCCAGCGTTGCAAGGGCCAATCTCCAGAGACTCTCCAGATTCGCTCTAAATTTGTCACCATTTCTGCCGGTGTACTCAACTGGCCTAAGCTGCCGAACATCCCAGGGATTCTAGACTACCAAGGCGACATATTCCACTCTGCTCGTTGGGCATACGACGTCACTGGTGGATCTCCCAAAGACCCATCACTTGCCAAATTGAAGGATAAGCGGGTCGTGATTATCGGTACAGGAGCGACGGCGGTGCAAAGTGTTCCGCAGCTCGCGCAATGGTGCAAGCATCTCTTTGTCGTACAGCGGACGCCGGCCTCAGTAGACGTTCGTGATCAGCGAGAGACCGACGAAGAATGGTTCCATAAAGAGGTTGCACGATCGGAAGGATGGCAACGCGAGCGAATGCGAAACTTCCACCAACATTTCACTCTCGGCGAGACGCCAGCAGTCAACCTAGTCAATGATGGATGGACCCGCGCCCCTGGCTTAGTTGGTCTAACTGGGTATACAGAGGGGCCCAAATTGCCCGAAGAAATCCCAGCATACACGGCAAGATTGATTGAGGTCGATACCCCTCATCAAATCCGCATTCATGCTCgcgtggatggagaggtgAAGGATCCTGGCACTGCAGATAAACTGAAGCCCTGGTATCCTGTATGGTGTAAACGTCCTTTATTCCACGACGACTACCTCAAGACCTTCAATCGAGACAACGTGACTCTTGTCGATACCGATGGCAGAGGCATTGACCGCATGACGGCAGACTCTCTGGTCATCGGCGACAAGTCCTACCAGACCGATGTAGTCATCTTCGCGACAGGCTTCCTTGCGCCGCCCGCTGGCACGCCAGCCGAGAAGGCAAACATGTCAGTCATAGGCCTGAATGGAGTCTCCATGAGCGAGGAATGGCCTCGTGTCGGCCCTACAACCCTACACGGGGTCATCGATGCAAAGTTCCCAaatctcttcctctccgGACCTCAGCAGGCGTCTACAAGTGGAAACTATCGCTTCAACCTCGACGAGTACGCCAAGCACATATCGTACATACTGGCCCAAGCGAAGCGTCGGGCCAATGGCACGCAATTCGTTGTTGCACCGTCCATAGAGGCAGCAGAGGATTGGGGCATGCAAGTTATGATGCATTCTGCGCCAATGGGGGTTGCAATTGGATGCACACCAGGATACTTCAATCTAGAGGGTGACCTTGATCGTGTGCCACCCGAGCAACAGATGGTCTTAGCGCGGTCGGGCCTTTGGGGCTCGGGAATTGAGCATTGGCTTGAAGTTATCGAAAATTGGCGAACTGATGGCGACATGAAGGGGATTGTGGTGCGCTGAGCAAGGGTCTGGCATTTACGATAGAGATCTTGATTCGTAGGTAGTATATAGCGCTTAGCAGTACATCCTTAAAGGGGTGTGTGTGTATCCGGAAATAGATCAAGAATGACTTCATTTAGATTTAGAATCTATAGCATATACTAGTACTTGAAATAAATCCCCTATTCCCGCGCTACGTTAGACGGTCAAGCTATCAGACCCCGCTCAGAGCTCGCTCAGAGCTCGCTTAGGGCCAGTCTAAGTGCGGCTCATTCCGGGATCTCAGAGCCGATCTGTACCTGAGGCGGCAGGTTTACCCTCACATGCAAAGACGAATGACGAGCATCCTCGATATCTTCTCAACCAATGTTCAACTCCCCGGATAATTCACGCCCACCTGGTTGGCCTGCGA carries:
- a CDS encoding uncharacterized protein (ID:PFLUO_003470-T1.cds;~source:funannotate) yields the protein MMKALVFHGPYDVRLEERPNQTDVLIKTTSAALCGSELHRYRGHSKINMQPGYICGHEGIGIVHEVGAGIKNFNVGDHVIVPFLVSCNECFHCKRGVHGRCKNGRNFGGPSLDGSQAQYFRVPLADTTLYHLPKDVDLGELAILMTDIFPTGFNGAKRAFIDTPREDWKDMSIAVIGCGPVALCSIISAREYKPARIFAIDSIPSRLEAAKELGCIPINFKEVDPVAVIKKATDNNGVHAVIEGVGLSPALKTAYDIICPGGKISSFVRNKDLIEKMKFIDLVLPQLDQSSVDALKRFERGELNKVVFKPNGLDI
- a CDS encoding uncharacterized protein (ID:PFLUO_003471-T1.cds;~source:funannotate) — translated: MALDPEKGLDKAAYSTDEQEVTPVDHNAAISEKTGIMAKLRAMEASMDKKLGIESAAISRKRPEDKREVHWVEELSMALLWASGTMNTSCFATGFLGWEFGLSLKQSILITIFASILAATLSGYCATFGAVTGLRQISVSRYSFGWWPNKLVALLNSIQQMGWAAVSCITGGLALTAVSDGHVSLILGIVILAVVALIISFFGLKAILIYERWAWMIFFVIFLIIYGETGKYADNSAPATATGATFAGAVLSLIAVVYGSSASWCTMASDYYVHYPSNVSRVKVFFMTTFGIAIPTSVGMVAGCLVASALNNKPEWHHAYEKEGLGYLIQDMLYPRGFAKFLLTLLVLSGINVNVISIYSSAISFQQLSRPFARIPRFMWTLFCFVCILALAIGGRQQLNTYLQNFLSLLGYWCTSYAVILFEEHFIFRKGNFDNYDLEGWNDPDRLPLGIGAAVAFSLGVVAWCLGMDETWFIGPLAKLIGDYGGDVANEFTFVVTALSYLPARYLELKYFGR
- a CDS encoding uncharacterized protein (ID:PFLUO_003472-T1.cds;~source:funannotate), which translates into the protein MSSISSKENATLSTPNEELDPTQLAQMKARYEEERKKRLRDNGNAQFVEVAKSAQYERFGDDPWVDPAAIQPLQAKFPDKRSQMLIIGAGWGGVQNAVRMVEAGIPAEDIRIIDPAGGFGGTWYWNRYPGLMCDIESYTYLPYLEETGYVPKHRYSQGEEIREYINLVAQKWGLIDCAVFQTQAQKIVWDDDAKEWSVNLIQRCKGQSPETLQIRSKFVTISAGVLNWPKLPNIPGILDYQGDIFHSARWAYDVTGGSPKDPSLAKLKDKRVVIIGTGATAVQSVPQLAQWCKHLFVVQRTPASVDVRDQRETDEEWFHKEVARSEGWQRERMRNFHQHFTLGETPAVNLVNDGWTRAPGLVGLTGYTEGPKLPEEIPAYTARLIEVDTPHQIRIHARVDGEVKDPGTADKLKPWYPVWCKRPLFHDDYLKTFNRDNVTLVDTDGRGIDRMTADSLVIGDKSYQTDVVIFATGFLAPPAGTPAEKANMSVIGLNGVSMSEEWPRVGPTTLHGVIDAKFPNLFLSGPQQASTSGNYRFNLDEYAKHISYILAQAKRRANGTQFVVAPSIEAAEDWGMQVMMHSAPMGVAIGCTPGYFNLEGDLDRVPPEQQMVLARSGLWGSGIEHWLEVIENWRTDGDMKGIVVR